The Candidatus Neomarinimicrobiota bacterium genomic sequence GCGTATCGACGGACCGATTCTTGATCTTGAGTTCCGCTCCTTCGTTGGTTACTATCCTATTCCCTTTCAGTACGGCATGACAGCCGGTGAACTGGCGCAAATGATTATATCTGAGAGGTGGATTAACTTTACACCATCACTTGAAGTAATTCCATTATTAGGCTGGTACAGAGCCTTTTGGTTTGATGATACTGACCTTCCGTGGATCGACACTTCACCGAACATTCCCGATCTCAATACAGCCGTGGTTTATCCCGGGATGGTTTTGCTTGAAGCTACCAATATTTCAGAGGGGCGTGGCACGGATCACCCTTTTCTCTGGATCGGTGCACCTTGGATTGATGGCACGACATTATCTCAGCAAATGAACAGAGCGACACTTCCCGGCGTCGCTTTTCGACCTGTTCAATTCACTCCCATCGTGATGAGAGGCAAAGTGATCAATCCGAAGTATGAGGGTGAAGTCTGTCACGGCGTTGAAATCAGAATTGTGGACAGGTCTGTCTTCCAGAGTGTGTGGACGGGGATTACTCTCTTGACTACTCTGCAAGCAAACTACCCGGGCAGACTGCGGATAAGGACAGAGGCATTGAATCGATTGACGGGATCAGATATGCTTTCAAGGGCTCTTTCAGCTGGCATGTCAGCTGAGGACATAGTGGCAGAATACTCGGATGCCCTGAAATCCTTTGATGCAAAAAGGGAGAAATACTTTCTCTACCGATAGTCATGATACTCGTTAAGTTTAGTCGCTGTCTCCCTCTCACCACGACAGTATTGCTGCTTTTAGCGTCGTGTTCGTTTCAGACTGTCCATCACATACCGCGGATAACGGCGGGACAGAAAGCTAACATTGCTAAAAGAATCGATGCCGCAGCCGCCAGTGTGGACAATAATCTAAACCTCGGAGTCATGGTCGTCTCTCCCTTGACTGGCGAAGTGATATATGAACACAATGCCGATCATCTCTTCATTCCGGCAAGCAATGTCAAGCTGTTTACCGCCGCGGCCGCCCTTCACTTTCTCGGTCCCCATTACCGCTTTATGACCAAGCTGTATACCAACTCAAAGAGTGAGAATCACCCCGATTCAGAGATCGCAAATCTTTATCTTAAAGGCGGCGGCGATCCCGACCTCACTGATCGTGAACTGAGCGAGATGGTAGAGCAGCTACAAATTCTTGGTATTAAAGCAATCCAGGGAAATATCGTCGTTGATAACACACTGTTTGATTCAGATCCTTGGGGACCCGGCTGGATGTGGGATGAGGGTGCTCTATGGTATTTCGCTCCTATAGACGCCATGAATCTAAACGATAATTGTGTGACTGTTCACGTACGGCCCGGCCCGAAAGAAGGTAGTCTCCCTCTTGTAAGTATTGATCCGCCTACAGCACATATATCGATTGATCTGAAAGCGACCACTGTAAGAGCGAATAGTGGCAAGAACAGCCTCAAAGTTCAACGAAGATGGAAGACGAAAGAGAATATAATCGATATCACAGGAGAGATCCCCCTCAATAGCTATTCAAGACAGTTCACGCGCTCCGTGGAAAATCCTGCTATCTATGCCGGTACTGTTTTGAAAGAGCTGCTCGTCGACGGTGGCATAACCGTAGGCGGACTGGTGTGGCAAGATACCGTCCCCGCAGACACTGTCCTTCTATCCTATCACAGATCCGAACCACTCTCAGAGTCTGTCAAGAATTTCCTCAAGATTTCTGACAATCTCACTGGGGAGGTGCTAGTGAAGACTGTCGGCGCTATAACCGATTCAGCTCAAGGCACATGGGCAAACGGTCTGAGAGCCATCAAGACATTCCTGATTGATGAGGTCGGCATCGATACCTTACGAATGGAATACGCTGACGGTTCGGGCGTGTCGCGATACAACCTTATCAGTCCAGACCAGATTGTTCAGCTCTTGCTATGGGCCCATGATAGCTTCAAGATTTATCCTGAATTCGTGGTGGCCCTTCCCATCGGTGGTGCCGACGGATCTCTGGAGAAGCGGATGATGTCGGAAAATCTGCAGCAGAAGTCACGTGCCAAGACGGGCACGCTGAGAGGAGTCAGTTCGCTGTCAGGTTATCTCACGAGTGCCGACAACGAAACGCTGGCGTTTTCTATTATGATGAACGGGTATACGGGAGACAGTGACCCCTATCGTGAGCTCCAAGATAGGATTGTTGCCATTCTGACGACTTTTTCGCGTACCAATTGATACCAGTTTTAGTGGAGCCAAACGGTATCAATGTCAATGCTTTATAATAGGCGGTGATCACTCCTCAGATTCCTCGGGCGTTCGCACCCACGACCGTCTGTCACGGAATCCCTTCACCTTCAGATCTGCCCAGTCATCGATTATCTCTTTCAGACGCTTTACCTGATCAGGTTCATCAGCCATTTTCTCTTCTGCCGATTTAATCAGTTCTTTCCGAAACTTCTGAACTTCAGCGTAGCTCATGACAGATTCCTCAGCCCACGACTCTTTCTCTTGGTGTCTGTTGCTTCTGTCGGCTTCTACCCTGTTCATCTGTCTGCTTCTGCCGAACATGAAAACCACAATCAAAATGATTAATACTACGGCTCCGATAGTTATTTCAGACATCTTTATCCTCCCGTCAAGACTCCATAACCCAGTACACCCACCCAATAAA encodes the following:
- a CDS encoding DUF1343 domain-containing protein → MTFSASQAYLRIFLIQILLFLWLLSAAIGQDSLPLYGVHKDQIEQFGKKLPSTEKNHIQTGLENLLANHAHKLTGKRLGIVTNHSGVGRDGKPIWELIATVPGTNVVALFSPEHGLFGEAAGGEKIQYGDSVATARVYSLYGKNRKPSLEMLEGIDLLLYDIQDIGARFYTYITTMGLMMEAAAEADIPVIILDRPNPLTGMRIDGPILDLEFRSFVGYYPIPFQYGMTAGELAQMIISERWINFTPSLEVIPLLGWYRAFWFDDTDLPWIDTSPNIPDLNTAVVYPGMVLLEATNISEGRGTDHPFLWIGAPWIDGTTLSQQMNRATLPGVAFRPVQFTPIVMRGKVINPKYEGEVCHGVEIRIVDRSVFQSVWTGITLLTTLQANYPGRLRIRTEALNRLTGSDMLSRALSAGMSAEDIVAEYSDALKSFDAKREKYFLYR
- the dacB gene encoding D-alanyl-D-alanine carboxypeptidase/D-alanyl-D-alanine-endopeptidase, whose amino-acid sequence is MILVKFSRCLPLTTTVLLLLASCSFQTVHHIPRITAGQKANIAKRIDAAAASVDNNLNLGVMVVSPLTGEVIYEHNADHLFIPASNVKLFTAAAALHFLGPHYRFMTKLYTNSKSENHPDSEIANLYLKGGGDPDLTDRELSEMVEQLQILGIKAIQGNIVVDNTLFDSDPWGPGWMWDEGALWYFAPIDAMNLNDNCVTVHVRPGPKEGSLPLVSIDPPTAHISIDLKATTVRANSGKNSLKVQRRWKTKENIIDITGEIPLNSYSRQFTRSVENPAIYAGTVLKELLVDGGITVGGLVWQDTVPADTVLLSYHRSEPLSESVKNFLKISDNLTGEVLVKTVGAITDSAQGTWANGLRAIKTFLIDEVGIDTLRMEYADGSGVSRYNLISPDQIVQLLLWAHDSFKIYPEFVVALPIGGADGSLEKRMMSENLQQKSRAKTGTLRGVSSLSGYLTSADNETLAFSIMMNGYTGDSDPYRELQDRIVAILTTFSRTN